From Phaeocystidibacter marisrubri, the proteins below share one genomic window:
- the ung gene encoding uracil-DNA glycosylase, giving the protein MTTTTLSIRKYVPERWLDAIFPKNAPSTFDSLFDYIDNEFSTKKVYPPKEETFKALEYCAPEEIKVVIVGQDPYHGPNQAHGLAFSVPNGITIPPSLKNIIKEMGHDIGCGTPSSGNLESWAKQGVLLLNSSLTVVESKPGSHAKSGWQDLTDTLIQYISAQQKNVVFILWGSHAISKSTLIEDHKHLILTAPHPSPLSAYKGFFGCAHFSKTNAYLVDSGKSPIDWCLESPNLFSNV; this is encoded by the coding sequence ACCACAACCACATTGTCCATACGTAAGTACGTACCCGAGCGTTGGTTGGATGCCATTTTTCCAAAAAATGCTCCGTCTACATTCGATTCACTATTCGACTATATTGACAACGAATTTTCTACCAAAAAGGTTTATCCCCCCAAAGAAGAGACCTTCAAAGCACTGGAATATTGTGCCCCAGAAGAGATCAAAGTGGTAATTGTTGGACAGGATCCATATCACGGTCCCAACCAAGCACACGGCCTTGCCTTTTCCGTTCCCAATGGCATCACTATCCCTCCTTCTCTCAAGAACATCATTAAGGAAATGGGACATGATATAGGATGTGGAACACCGAGTTCGGGCAATTTAGAATCGTGGGCCAAACAAGGTGTTCTCTTGTTGAACTCGAGTCTAACCGTTGTAGAGTCTAAACCAGGTAGCCACGCAAAATCGGGTTGGCAAGATCTCACAGACACCCTCATTCAATACATTTCCGCTCAACAGAAAAACGTCGTTTTTATACTGTGGGGAAGTCATGCGATTTCTAAATCAACTTTGATTGAGGATCACAAACACCTCATTCTAACCGCACCTCACCCTTCACCTCTTTCAGCGTATAAAGGATTTTTTGGATGCGCTCATTTCAGCAAAACGAATGCGTACCTTGTCGATTCGGGAAAATCGCCCATTGATTGGTGTCTCGAATCCCCAAACCTGTTTTCAAACGTCTAA